Within the Deinococcus peraridilitoris DSM 19664 genome, the region TGCTTTGCGGGTTGCATGGGTCGCTGGTGGGCTGCGAATCACCTTTGACGGTCACGGAGCTGCCAGTGCCGCCTTTGCCTCCCCGACCGGCAGTACCATCAGCGCCTCTGTTTCCGACAGCTGAACGCCCATTCTGACCTTGAGCCGCTTTGCCATCACGGCCATCGCGACCTTTGCACACCACGATATTCACCACATGATTTCCGATCGGGCCACGGGGCTGCGTGTGATCGTCCTTTCGCCCAAGTGCGGAATGGTCGTGGTGCACCTGGCGCTGAACCGTGCAGCTGGGCTCAGGGAAGGTGAGCGGAGCCAATGCCAGGCAGATGATGGTCATCGTGAGCTCGATCATCTTCGTCGCCTTTCGCGGGTCGCGGGTCTGCGCCGGAGCCGCTCAACAGGAGGCACCCGGCTCAATGCCCCGTCACCTGGCGCTACTTGCCGCCGTGACCGCCAGTCGCGTTGCCGCCATTTCCGCCGCTGCCGGACATGATGTGCTGGATGAAATTGCGGGCTGAGCCTGTGAACGAAGCGCTCGCGTCTCCACCGGCGCCGCCTTCACCGCCGTGCGCTTCGCCACCGTTGGCGTCTCCACCATTGTTGGTCGTGCCACCGTTGCCGCCGGTGGCGTCGCCACCGTTCCCACCGTTGCCGCCGGTGACGATCTGGAGTACGTTGCGCGCGTCGCCGTGATAGGTTGCGTTCGCGTCTCCACCGGCGCCGCCTTCACCGCCGTGCGCTTCGCCGCCGTTGGCGTCTCCACCGTTGTTGGTCGTGCCACCGTTGCCGCCGGTGGCGTCGCCACCGTTCCCACCGTCGCCAGCGCAGGCGATCTGCATGATGTTGCGTGTTGGGCCATGGTACGAGGCTCTGGCGTACCCTGCTGGACCGCCGTCGCCGGCCGTGGCGTCTGCGCCATTGGCGTTTCCACTGTCGGTGACTCCGCCATTTCCGCCGGTGGCGTTGCCGCCGTGGCCGCCGTTACCGGAGCAGACGATCTGGACGACGTTGCCGCCCCGTTCCACGGTCATGACCGAGGTGGATGCGGCGGCGAGCGGTGCGAGCAGAGCGAGGGTGAGCAGGGGCAGGAATGAACGGGTGATCGAGCGCTTCATTGAATCTCCTCCTGTCGAACGGTGGGGCCGGGGCGCCCGGGTGGGGCACGTTGTGGTATTCGTGCACGCGAGAAGGAAGTTATTCCCTCTTTAGTGTTCATCATAGTCAAGTCAGGTCTTTTGTTTATAAGTGTGCGATGTTGTATTATTCACGTCCGAAGTTCATAATAAAACATGATTTCAATTGGGGAGCCATCCCCAATTGAAATCATGCAGATCATCATTTTACGGACACTAATGCTATAGACTCGAGGTGTATCCGCACCAGACCCCGCCGGAACCCCAGCAGGTCAGTCGGCTGACTTATCCAAGAGTAGTTCCCACCAGAATGATGATTATCCCTCCGGCGTAAACGCACCTTCACGACCAAGCCCCCTCGTGGAGGCGACCACACAAACACAGCGAGCACCTTATTTCACCGACAAAGCGGAGAGGTCCCGAAGTGTGGTCGTGAAAGTTCGCAGCAGGATCAGGGCGTCGGAGCATGAAGCGGGTACTGGCAAGGAAGAACCATTTTAGGAGCGCTCCACCAACCAACGTCCAGACAGAACGCGAGAGCCGGGCTCCCCTCACGAGGACAAACGATCTTCAGCGCCTACTTGCACCAGCGCTTCACCCACTCTTTCAGACCGTGCTGGCAGCCCTGATCGGCCCACACCCGCTCAAGACGGGTAAGGCGCCGCTTGGCGTAGGCCAGCAGCAATGTCCCGCCGCTGCCATCCTGAATGTGAGCACTTGTGACCACGACGGCCAGCGCCAAGCCAAGGGTATCGACCAACACAGACCGTTTACGTCCACTGGTCTCTCTTGCGGCGTCTGCATCCCTGGGCACTGCGTGCGGAGCGCAGCGAACGGTCTGGGCGTCAAGCTGGGCCGCACTCGCCTCGGGTCTCGGTGTATGGCCTCACGGGTTTGACGCAGGCGCACGCTGTTCATGGCTTTCCAGCGACCATCACGTTCGAAGCGGCGGAGGCAGGCATAGACGATCTACCACTGGGAAGTGGTGGGTCGGGGAAGGGCACCGGGCAAGGACACAAACTGCTTCGTGGCCTGCGCTGCCCAAGACAGGGACAGCCGTTGGCCGGAGCGCAGAAGACCGCGCGCATCACCTTGTGAAGGTCGACATTGCGAGGTCATCCACCCGGCGCCGCCGGCAACAACGGGTCGAGGCGTCTAAACGGCCATCTTGTCAGGTCACTGTGGTACCGCTCGCGATTCGCCCCTCAAATGCTGTTCTGCGGGCGTCTCTTGACCGAACCAGTTCACAAACACGCACTGAGTTTCTCCGTCGCCTTCACCCTTCAACGAGTTCGGGTTCAGGGGCAGGCAGGTTGCGGACACGCTCGCGCAGTCGCGTCAACTGCCGAGCGAACGTGTCCGGGTCACGCGTGGCGCTCGACACCGCGTAGGCTCCTTGAATGCCCGCGAACAGCTCCTCCGCCAGCACGGCAGGATCCTCAACTGGCAAGGCTTGGAGTTGCCGCTCGAGCCACCCCTGGTACACGCGGACGCACTCAGCGGCCAAAGCCGCGACCGGGCTGCCGATCTTGTGCAGGTCCAATGACAGCGTCACCACCGGGCACCCGTACTGCACGGCAAGTTCGGCCTGCCCGGCGCAGGCGTCCAGGTAAGCCGTGATCCGCTCTCGTGGGTCGGGATTCACCTCAAACGACTGTAAGGCCGCGGTGAGGCAGCTTTCGGTGTCCGTGACAACGGCGAGCGCCAGGTCGTCCTTGGTGGGAAAGTAATAGTACACGTTGCCGAGCGGAACGCCGGCCTCCTGGGCGATGACCTTGAGGGTGCTTTGTGCGGCGCCCAGCTGGTAGTAGGAGCGGCGGGCGGCGCGGATCAGCCGGTCACGTTTCCCGACAGGTTCGGTGGTGATGTTGGTGTTCATGCGAAACCTCGGAGATAGCGCAAGGAGAGTGAAGGGCTGTTCAGGTGAGGCACTTATTACTGAGTATAGGGCGTCCTACCCTGCGCTCAGTCAGCCAACTGAAGATCAACCCTAGACCAGCACCACGCCGCCTCCCTCGACTTGACAGGAAGAAAGGACCCGTTATGAATTTCGAACTCCTGCCCGCCCTGCTCGCCGGACTGATCGCCGGGGCCATCATGGAAGGCCCCGTCTATCTCCAGAAAGCCCTGGGGCTGCCGGTCAAACAGAACATCCTGCGCACCTGGGGCCAGAACCTGCTCGGCATCAAGGGAGGAGCGGGGTACGTCGCCGGCTTCCTCTTCCACGAACTCATCGCGCTTGTCGCGGCCGTGCTGTACGCGCTGTTCTTCGACCTTGTCGGCGCGCAGCATCACCTCTGGCTGTGGGGACTCCTCGGCGGCCTGATCCACTACCTGATTGCCGGACCGGTCGTCGCGAAGATCCCTTCCCTCGATCCCAGTACCGGGCGAATCGGCGCGCAGGGCTTTGCCTACAAGAACTACGGCGCGCTGGATGTCGTGACCTCCTTCATGGGGCACCTGATCTTCGGTCTCTCCACCGCCATCCTCTACGCACTGTTCCACTCAATGGGCGGCTGACCCTCGGGGCGGCGAACGTAAGCGCAAGCTGGAATCGCGCGTCCCTCAACGGCACCCGCAGGCGTCATCAGCAGCGTGAATGTCACCCTACGAACACCGCGTCCACCCTTGAAGCGATCGCCTTTTGGGGCCCTCGACCCTGGGGGATCCACTGAGGTTCAAGTGCCCGATGACCCCGACAATCCGCCCGGCGAGCCGCGACAAGCGCGAGAAGAAGCCATTGAAAGCCGGGAACTGCAATGGATTTTTATCGTCATGGTGGTGCTGATGCTTCTGGGAGGCACCGCATGGTGGCTGATCAGCGCGTGAAGGAGCGAGGTCAGGCATGACCGGGTGCGTGAAGCAGTTCCTGACGCCCTTCACCCTTCGGCATTGGTTTGACGATGGCGCAGTTTATCGCCGGGTTGGCGTTTTCGTCGGATGCGCCGCTCAGCGCAGCGAAGCTGGGCATTCTGGGCGCGTCGGTGGTGCTTGGAAGGGGCCTGTGCGGCGGGAAGCGTGATGTGGCAGAGAGGAGAGTGGGTTGGTCTTTGGGTTGGCCGTGAGGTTTCTCACACAGTCAGTCAGTTGGCTAAGTGGGGTTTTACGCGAATGACACGAAACAACGAGTTTCGCTCCCTACAGTGAAATTCCGGACGTCAGAAGTCACAACACAACCCAGGACCCGTCATGCACAGTGACGCCACGGAGAAAGCGAAAGGTACACCATGAAATACCGAATGCTCTTGATCCTCTCGGCCCTCGCCTTTGGAGCGACCACCGCGCAAGCCACCGAATCATCCGAACCCGACATGAAGATGTGCATGAACATGGGGCACAAGATGGGGAACGGGCAGATGAAAGTGGAAGTCATGAACGCCAACGGGAAGACCATCTGCATTGCCAAGCCTGCCGAGATGAACCGTCAAGCCGGCAAGGGCGGCAACGGTGGCGGTGGTGGCGGTAACGGCGACGGTGGAAACGGCGACGACCGCAAGGACGACCGCAAGGATGACCGCAAGGATGACCGCAAGGACGACCGGGGCGGCAACGGCGGTGGCCAGGGCGGCCAGAACGGCAACAATAATGGTGGCAACCAGGGCGGCCAGAACGGGAACAACAACGGCGGTAAGAACGCCAAAGGCCGCTGACCTGCACTCCCAGCCCATTCAGTAAGCCATTAATTCAATTTTGAAAGAATACCCGGGTCTTCCCGGGTATTCTTTCCTTCTCACTCTTGACCCCACGGACGCTCCTCGATGAAAGGACCTACATCTGATGCCCTCCCTCAAGATTGCCGTTGTCATTTTCGAAGACATCAAACGCGACAGCGGTCGCGTATACCGCGCGCTCATCACTGCCGAAGAGCTGATCGAGGCGGGTGAGGACGTGACGGTGGTGTTCGACGGGAGCGGCACGGAAAGCCTCGCGGCCGTACTCGACCCTGACAGCCGGTTGCACACCCTGTTCGAGCGGATCCGTCCCCACGTGCGTGGTGCGTGCAAGCACTGCGCCCGGTCCCACAGGGTGGCGGACGTGACGGAAGCGGCAGGGATTGCGCTGCTGAGCGAGTACAAGCAGCACGCCAGCCTCCCGGCGCTGGTCCGTGAAGGGTACACCGTATTGACGTTCTGAAGCTGCGCACCAACGTTCCGGTCCTTGCAGCCTCAATGCCTGGAACCTCGGTGCCGGTGATGGTTGCCCCTGCGCCACACTGGAGGCCGAAGTGAAGCTGACCACTTCAAGCGCTGTAAACACCAGACCAAGGAGAAAACCATGACGAACTCCACTGACAACGACACCTTCCTGACCGGTCTGCCCAGCACGGAAGCCGAATGGCGTGAACGGCTCAGCCCCGAGCAGTTCCGCGTGCTCCGCCAGGCGGGCACGGAACGCGCCTTCACCGGCGAGTACGTCGACACTGACGAGGAAGGCAGCTACCACTGCGCCGCCTGTGGAAATCTGCTGTTCGACAGCAGCAGCAAGTACCACTCGGGGTGCGGCTGGCCGAGCTTCACCGAAGCCGTCGCGCCGAGCGCCGTGGAACTCCTCGAGGACCGTTCGCACGGCATGATCCGCACGGAAGTGCGCTGCGCCCGCTGCCACTCGCACCTCGGGCACGTCTTCGATGACGGCCCACGTGACCGCGGAGGCCAGCGGTACTGCATGAACAGCGTCGCGCTGAATCTCGAAGAACGCTGAATGGTGTGTAGCACACGGGCGTGAGTGGGCTCCCGACCACCCGTGCGGTTGTAGCAGCTCGACAACTCCACCGGAGCGACCTGGACGGCACCACAGAAGCAGGCGAGGAATTCTTATGAGTTCCTCGCCTGCTTCTGCCGTATTCGCGCAAGTTGGTAGAGGCCGCCTTGAGCGGCGCATGACTCAGCCCTGACTCCCCCTCGGTTCTCCCGGACATCCCCGGCGCCCGGGTTGAGGCGCCGGACGGGCAACTGCACGAGAGCCCGGACTGGTCGCGTCTCATCATGTTCGTCGTGCACGCAGAGGAGCCCCCGGACTCGGAGATTGAGGCGCACGTGCACTCCTGCTTCCTGCCAGGCTGCCTGCACTGATCGCTCCGGCGTCCATGAACAATGCCGGCAGGCCAGCCGGGCACATCCTCGCGGAAGCACTCCAGCTGAAGGTAGAGCGGCATGAAGGGAAGCTCCCTTGAAGTCCTCATCTTTCCTCCAGGCTGGCTGGTACAGTACCAGCCAAGGGGGCTTCTCGATGAAACACAACAAGTCCATGTCGTCCATGCCCACGGTTCTCCTCGGCGTCGTTATCGGCGCGGTGACCACCGCCAACGCCAAAGGGATCGCCAAGACCGCTGCGAAAGGCTTCATGGCCATCGAGGACGTGACCAGCCGTTGGACGGCCGGAATGCGTGAAGGCATGCGCGACGCTGTTGCTGAAGCCAAACACGAACGCGAGACTGCAGCCCGCTGGCGGGAACATCAGCTGCGCCAGATGTACGCTCAACAGACCGCGCACACAACCCCAGCTGATTCGGGCAATGACCGCTCGGCTGAACCGCAAGACCGTAATGGATGACCCGCAAAGCTCATGAGCGCAACTGACGGCCCGGCATTCAGGGTCATTTCCGCTCTTCCTGGTCGCGTCCGCGTGCAACTGATCCGTCACCGGGCTGAAAGTTCACGGCACCATCAGGAGCGGTTGCAGGTGACTGCCGAGCGCTTCAGCTCTATTGCGGGCGTACAAGAAAGCTCGCTTCAGACGGGCGCTCGCAGCATCCTCGTCCGGTATGACCCCGCACGGCAGGAGCTGGCGGCCGTACTGACAGAGATGACCAAGGTCCTCGAAGAGCGCCTTCCTGGAAGTGCGGGGCCTTCCAGCAGCCTTCCCGTCTCCAATCATGCGGAGCGCTGGTCCCCTCAGGCGAACATGCGGGTCATTCACTCGCTTCCCGGTCGGTTGCGCCTGCACATCGCCGCCCTGAGTGCCCGTTCCGCGCTGGCGGCCCAGCTTGACACTGCCCTGAAGGGCTTCAGGGGCGTGCAGACCGTTGAGGTGCAGCAGCGACAAGGTTTTCTGATCGTCGGCTATGACGCGTCCACGAGCGACGCACCCACCATCTTGAAGCTGGTCGAGCAGCTGCTGGTG harbors:
- the msrB gene encoding peptide-methionine (R)-S-oxide reductase MsrB is translated as MTNSTDNDTFLTGLPSTEAEWRERLSPEQFRVLRQAGTERAFTGEYVDTDEEGSYHCAACGNLLFDSSSKYHSGCGWPSFTEAVAPSAVELLEDRSHGMIRTEVRCARCHSHLGHVFDDGPRDRGGQRYCMNSVALNLEER
- a CDS encoding TetR/AcrR family transcriptional regulator; protein product: MNTNITTEPVGKRDRLIRAARRSYYQLGAAQSTLKVIAQEAGVPLGNVYYYFPTKDDLALAVVTDTESCLTAALQSFEVNPDPRERITAYLDACAGQAELAVQYGCPVVTLSLDLHKIGSPVAALAAECVRVYQGWLERQLQALPVEDPAVLAEELFAGIQGAYAVSSATRDPDTFARQLTRLRERVRNLPAPEPELVEG